The segment AAAAGGCGAAACGCGCACCGCCAAAGTAATGGTGAAGTAGTAATCTATATTTTATCTTTTAAATACATAAATAAAGCCCATACAGCAAATTGTATGGGCTTTATTTATTGGGCAAATAATTTTTTATTTAATCGAAATAATTAAAATCTCGGACACGGAATCACGTGGTAGCGGCGCGAACCTTTACGTTTGCGATTGCTCGACGGAATTTCAAAACTTACCGAAAGTTCGTGCGAACCCGCCGTTTTGAATCCCAATTGCGAAAGCGTAACATCGTAACTGTAACCCGCCGTAAAATTATCTTGCTGAAAACCAATTAGTAAAGCCACTGCATCTTGGTTATTAGACTTTGCCCCTTCTTTTTTCAAACCTGTTACGCCCCTGTACCACACACCCAAAATCATAGGATTGTAATGCACATACGCCCCCAAATCCAACTGGTCGTATTTGCCTTGCGAACGATACATAAAAGCTGGCGTAATAGTTTTGGAGTCTTCGAGTTGTCGGCTACGCGTGCGACCTCTGCGGCGGCGTGCGCCACCATCGCCCAACGGCAATTTTGCACCACCATGCACCACATATTTGATAGGCAAAGGCGCAGTTCCGTCCACCATCGACTGATTGGGTTGGTTTAGGTGCTTGCCTGCCACACCCAAAAACAATTTACGCGAATACAACATAAAACCCGTGCCAACGTCCATGTAACTCACGCGCCCTGCCGCGCCGCCAAACTGTTCTTGCGTTTGGTCAATGCCGCCGCTAATGTTGCCTTGTCCGTCCAATAATTGGTCGCCAAAAACAAACTGATTGTAGTCCAAAGTGCGTTGCACAAAACCAAATTCTAAGCCCGAACGCAGTTTTACATTGTCCGAAATTTTTAGTTCATACGCATAAATAGCCGTTGCGGACGTGGATTGCAAACGCGTAGAACCCGCCCTATCGTGCAGGAGCAAAAGCCCCACACCGCTATTATAGCTTTTAAACCAATGGTCATAACCCGCCGCAAACGTACTAAACGAAGCAGGCAAACCCGACCATTGATTCCTATAACTGGCCGAAACGCGCGGCAAATGGCTGCTGCCCGCAAACGCAGGATTCAGGTACAACGGCGCGGCGTAAAACTGTGTAAATTGTGGGTCTTGCGCCCAAGCCTCAAGCCCTAAACCCATTAATATTCCGAGTATGAATAATATCTTTTTCATGGTGTTTTTAAATTTTTCTTTTGGGGAAATGAACACAAAATCAAGGCTTTAGCGCAACAGCGTTACATCACCGACTTTGGTTTTCTTGGTTCCGTCCGCGAACGTTACTTCTACCTTATACGCGTACACGTCTTGCGTGCAAAGTTGGCCTCTGTGGTAGCCGTCCCAGCCTTTGGCGGGGTCGTCGCTCTCAAACAGCATTTCTCCCCAACGACTAAAAATTTTCAAGCTATACTTTACTGCTCCGTCCGTGAGTGGCAAAAACACATCATTCAGATTGTCGGGGCTTGGCAAATTGCCGCCACGAGGCGTAAAGGCATTTGGCACCACCAACACGCCGCCAGTCGTAGCCGTTACGGCACTGTCAATGACGGTCGTGTCCGTACAGCCATGTTGCGAAACCATTACCATTCGGATTGTATAAACGCCTTCTTTGGTATAAAGATGACTTGGTTCAAAACCTTCTACGGTGGCCGTACTGTCCCCAAACTCCCAGAAATAGCGTGCTTTAACCGTATCGCCGCGCGAAA is part of the Flexibacter flexilis DSM 6793 genome and harbors:
- a CDS encoding PorP/SprF family type IX secretion system membrane protein, with translation MKKILFILGILMGLGLEAWAQDPQFTQFYAAPLYLNPAFAGSSHLPRVSASYRNQWSGLPASFSTFAAGYDHWFKSYNSGVGLLLLHDRAGSTRLQSTSATAIYAYELKISDNVKLRSGLEFGFVQRTLDYNQFVFGDQLLDGQGNISGGIDQTQEQFGGAAGRVSYMDVGTGFMLYSRKLFLGVAGKHLNQPNQSMVDGTAPLPIKYVVHGGAKLPLGDGGARRRRGRTRSRQLEDSKTITPAFMYRSQGKYDQLDLGAYVHYNPMILGVWYRGVTGLKKEGAKSNNQDAVALLIGFQQDNFTAGYSYDVTLSQLGFKTAGSHELSVSFEIPSSNRKRKGSRRYHVIPCPRF